In Microbacterium sp. zg-Y818, the genomic window GGGGGCTCCGGCGGCAGCTTGGGCGTGCGAGTGCGCTCGCTGTAGGTGCCGGCCAGCAGGTCGCCGAGGCGCTCCGCCCGCGGGGTGAAGGCCGCGACGATCCCGGCCACGGCGCCGAGGGTGAACCACAGCTCGAACACGCCAACGAGGGCCCGGATGAATGCCTGCCGCAAGCCGGCCGCTCCGCCGTCGGTGCGCACGATGCGGGCGCCGATCGCGAGCTTGCCGAGACTGCGCCCGCGGGTGGCGGTCTCGACGGTCGTCGGGATCACGACGGTCACGAGGACGAGCACGACGATCGTGTAGACGGTTGTGAGGTCGCCGCCGAGCACGCTGCGGCCGGCGGCCCATGAAGCGGCCGCCGCGAGCAGCTGGAACAGTGCCACTCCGGCGAGCATGTCGATGAGCGCGCCCACCGCGCGCAGAAAGTAGCCGACCGGCTGCACATCGAGGGCGACGGCTTCACCCGTGAGGATCTCGTCCTGCTGGATCTCCACGGCGGGCCCGGGCGTCGGCATGGCTACAGTGAATCACATGGATGCCGACGCACTCACCGCCGCCCGGCGCGAGGAGTGGGCGCGGCTCGACGAGCTGAGCCGTCGTCGCCGGCTCGGCGGGGCCGAGGCCGACGAGCTGGTCACGCGCTACCGCGCGGCTTCGGCCGATCTCGCGGAGCTGAAGACGTCGGCCGGCCGCACCCCCGAGGGCGACTACCTCTCGACCCTGCTCTCGCGGGCCCGACTGCGGCTGACCGGCACACCCGACAATGTGCTGCGTCAGATGCCCCGGTTCTTCCTGCGCCAGCTGCCCGCTGGCCTCTACCGCCTGCGCTACACGACTCTCGCGATCGCGGTCGGATTCGTCGCGGTCGCCGCGCTGGTGGCGGCCTGGGTGGCGCGGGACCCCGCGGCGCTGGCGTCGATGGGCAGCCAGGCCCAGTTGCAGCAGTACGCCGAGAACGACTTCACGCAGTACTACAGCGAGAATCCCGCGGCGGTGTTCGCGGGCACGGTCTGGACCAACAACGCCTGGATCGCCGCGCAGTGCGTGCTCTTCGGCATCACGGGATTGTGGCCCGTCATGGTGCTGGTGCAGAACGCCGTCGGGGTCGGCACGGCAGCGGCTGTGCTCTTCGCCTTCGACCGGGGCGACGTGTTCCTCCTCCACATCGCGCCGCACGGACTGCTGGAGCTGACGAGCATCTTCGTCGCCGGTGCGGCAGGGCTCCACATCTTCTGGGCGTGGGTCGCCCCCGGCAGGCGGGGGAGGGGCGAGGCCGTCGCTGCAGCGGGACGGTCGCTGGCGACGGTGGCCATCGGGCTGGTGTTCGCCCTTGCGCTCTCGGGACTGATCGAGGGGTTCGTCACCGCGCAGCCGTGGCCCTGGCCCCTGAAGATCGGCATCGGGGCCGCAGCGCTCGCCCTCTTCCTCGTGTACATGCTCGTCGTCGGCGGCCGCGCGCAGCGCCTGGGCGAGACCGGCGATCTCACCGAGTACGAAAGCGGCACCCCCCGCCTCATCGCCGGCTGACGCCTTCACGCGTGTTTTGGATGATTCAAAACAACGCTAGAATGAAGACATGACGCAGCAGAGTACCCCGGATGCCGCGGACGCGATCCGCGCCGCCGGACTGCGCCTCACCGACTCCCGCCGCGCGGTCTACGACGCGCTCGCCGGCCAGCCGCACGCGAGCGCCGACGACGTCTACGCGCGAGTCGCGCCGGTAGCCCCGCGCACGAGCAAGCAGTCGGTTTACAACGCCCTCGGCGACTTCGCCGATGCCGGACTGGTGCGCCGTATCGAGCCCGCGGGGCGGCCGATGCTCTTCGAGCTGCGCGTGGCCGACAACCACCACCACCTCGTCTGCACATCGTGCGGGCGCATCGAGGACGTGGACTGCACGGTGGGCCATGCCCCCTGCATGCACCCCTCCGAGACCCACGGTTTCGCGGTCACCTCCGCCGAGGTGACGTTCTGGGGTCGCTGCGACTCCTGCGCCGCCGCCTGATCTCCCTGACTCGCTTTCATCCCGAACCCGCAATTGGAAGGACCCCCATGACCGACGACACGATTTCCGAGATCGGCGCCGACGCGACCGACATCGACCAGTCCGTCACCGTCACCGACACCGACAAGGCACACGCTGAGCAGGCAGCGAAGGCAGGCGGATGCCCCGTCGTGCACGGCGCCGGCGCCGGCGCGGCGCACCCCGCCGGCCAGCCGCACCCCACCACGGGTTCTGCCAACAACGTCTGGTGGCCCAACCAGCTGAACCTGCGCATCCTCAAGAAGAACCCGGCCGAGGCCAACCCCCTCGGCGGCGACTTCGACTACAAGGCGGCCTTCGCATCCCTGGACCTCGCCGCCGTCAAGGCGGACATCGCAGAGACCCTCACCACGTCGCAGGACTGGTGGCCGGCCGACTTCGGCAACTACGGCCCGCTCATCATCCGCATGGCCTGGCACAGCGCCGGCACCTACCGTGCGACCGACGGTCGCGGTGGTGGCGGCGCCGGTCAGCAGCGCTTCGCGCCGCTGAACAGCTGGCCCGACAACGTCAACCTCGACAAGGCACGTCGTCTGCTGTGGCCGGTCAAGAAGAAGTACGGCCAGGCGCTGTCGTGGGCCGACCTCATGATCCTCGCTGGAAACGTCGCGCTGGAGAGCATGGGATTCGAGACCTTCGGCTTCGGCGGCGGCCGCGCCGACGTCTGGGAGCCGGACGACGACGTGTACTGGGGCCCCGAGACCACATGGCTCGGCGACGAGCGCTACACCGGTGAGCGGGACCTCGAAAAGCCCCTCGCCGCAGTGCAGATGGGCCTCATCTACGTCAACCCCGAGGGCCCGGCCGGCAACCCCGACCCGCTCGCCTCGGCACGCGACATCCGCGAGACCTTCGCGCGCATGGGGATGAACGACGAGGAGACCGTCGCGCTCATCGCCGGCGGCCACACCTTCGGCAAGACCCACGGCGCAGCCCCCGACTCCAACCTCGAGGACAACCCCGAGGCGGCGGGTCTGGAGATGCAGGGCCTGGGCTGGAAGAACAACTATGGCACCGGCAAGGGCGACGACACCATCACGTCGGGCCTCGAGGTGACGTGGACCTACCACCCCACCCGCTGGGACAACGAGTTCTTCCACATCCTCTACGCCTATGAGTGGGAGCTCATGAAGAGCCCCGCCGGTGCGCACCAGTGGCGCCCGAAGAACGGCGGCGGCGCCGACATGGTGCCGATGGCCCACGACCCGCAGACCCGTCGCGAGCCCCGCATGCTCACCAGTGACTTGGCGCTGCGCGTTGACCCCGAGTACGACAAGATCTCGCGTCGCTTCCTCGAAGACCCGGTGGCCTTCGGTGACGCCTTCGCCCGCGCATGGTTCAAGCTGACCCACCGCGACATGGGCCCCATCGCCCGGTACCTCGGCCCCGAGGTCCCGACCGAAGAGCTCATCTGGCAGGACCCGGTGCCGGCGGTCGACCACGTGCTGATCGACGCGGCAGACGCCGCAGCGCTGAAGCAGCAGATCCTCGCCACCGGTCTGACGACCGAGCAGCTCGTGTCCACCGCCTGGGCGGCGGCATCGTCGTTCCGCGGCAGTGACAAGCGCGGCGGCGTCAACGGCGCCCGCATCCGCCTGTCGCCGCAGAAGGACTGGCAGGTCAACAACCCGCCGCAGCTGAAGCTCGTGCTCGACGCCCTCGAGGGCGTGCAGAGCGCCTTCAACGAGGGGCGCACCGACGGCAAGAAGGTGTCGCTGGCCGACATCATCGTGCTCGCCGGCAACGCGGCGGTCGAGAAGGCAGCCCACGCCGCCGGTGTCGACGCCGACGTGGTGTTCCACCCGGGCCGCACCGACGCCACGCAGGAGCAGACCGACGCGGACTCGTTCGCGTACCTCGAGCCTGCCGCCGACGGGTTCCGCAACTACTACGGACCCAAGGCGTTCCTCCCGCAGGAGCACCACCTCGTCGACAAGGCGAACCTGCTGACCCTCACGGCGCCCGAGATGACGGTGCTCGTGGGTGGCCTGCGGGTGCTCGGGGCGAACTGGGACGGCTCCGAGTACGGCGTACTGACGAACCGGCCGGGTGTGCTGACGAACGACTTCTTCGTGAACCTGCTCGACCTCGGCACCACGTGGACGCCGCTGGACCCCGGTTCGCAGGCGTTCGAGGGCATCAAGGACGGCTCGGGCGAGCGCGTCGGCCGCGGCACGCGCGTCGACCTGCTGTTCGGCTCCAACTCCGAGCTCCGCGCCCTCGCGGAGGTCTACGCGAGCGATGACGCGCAGGAGAAGTTCGTGCGCGACTTCGTCGCCGCGTGGGGCAAGGTCATGGAGCTGGACCGCTTCGACCTGCGCTGATCCACCCGCACGGCAGCACAGCGGCCCGTCCCCCTCGGGGGCGGGCCGCTGTGCTGCCGTGCGCTCAGCCCAGTTCGCGTCCGTCGAAGAGCGCCCGATGGCAGAAGCCGGCGATGAGGGCCCCGACGATCGGGAAGACGATGAACACCCAGAGCTGCAGCAGCGCGTCAGGACCGCCGTAGAGGGCCGTGGCGATGGAGCGGGCGGGGTTGACCGACGTGTTGTCGATCGGGATGGATACCAGGTGGATGAGGGTGAGCGTCAGACCGATCACCAGTCCGGCGAGCTTCGTTCCCCGGGACGGATGGGTCACCCCCAGGATGACGAGCACGAAGATCGCGGTGAACAGGATCTCGGCGATGATCGCGGCGCCCAGACCGAACCCGCCGGGGGAGTGCTCGTCGAAGCCGTTGCTGGCGAAGCCGCCGTCCTGAGCGGAGCGCAGCCAGCCGTCGGGTCCGAAGAGCCCGATGAGCACGAGGAGGGTGGTCCCCACGGCGCCGCCCACGAGCTGCGCGACGATGTAGGCGAGGGTCTCGCGCCACGGGAAGCGACCCGCCGCGGCCAGCCCGAGGGTCACCGCCGGATTGAAGTGGCCACCCGAGATCGGGCCCCAGGCATAGGCGCCCGCGACCACCGTGAGGCCGAAGGCGAGGGCGACCCCGACGAATCCGATGCCGAGGGATGTGCCCTCGGGGCCGACGCCGTAGTCCGCGGCGAAGAGCGCGGCGCCGATGGAGCCGAACACCAGCAGGAACGTGCCCATCGCCTCCGCGGACATCCGCAGGGCCATGCTCGGTCCCCCGGGGGCGGCGGCGTGGTCGAGAGGCGTGGGGGCGACGTGTTCTTCCGGACGAGGATCATTGCTCATGGCTGTGCCTCCTTTCGGGCTCACAGTAGCCCGCCGCCGCGGGCCTCGATAGCGCCACTGCGAGAGAGCGCGTCGGTCATTGCCGGAAGACGCGACTGATGGCGGCGGCCAGCACGGAGACCTGCATCCAGAGCATGGCGCGATACAGGGGGCGAAGCACGAGAGCGGCGAGGGGGCGCGGCCGGCGCCCCGCGGGTGGCTCCCAGGCCAAGGAGATGCCCAGGTGCGTGCCGCCGGCGGCGTGCTCGAGCGAGAGCGTCACGCGACGGGCGTGGCTGCGGGCGACGTCCGGATACCGGAAGCGCCACTGGACCGACACCGGTTCCTGTGTCGACACGAGATGCATCTCCTGCTGCCGCATCGCCGGTGTGATCCGCAGCGGTCGCCCGTCGGGGGCGTGCGTGCGGGGCCGGCCGATCCAGACGTCGCCGCCGGCCCCGCCGTGCGGTCGGGTCACGCTGCCGATGACGGCATCCCATTCGGGGATCCGCTCCGCGTCGGACACCAGCGCCCACACCTGCTCGGGCGGCGCCGGGACGAACGCCGTCGTCGAGGTCGACAAAGGAGCCTGGTCTCGTCGTCGCCGCGGTGCCGTCGGCAGCCGGTCGGCGTCGTCCAGGCGTCGTGCCACCTCGTCAGCACTCGCCCCCAGGCGCTCCAGGGTCGCGGCGATGAACCCGCTCGGCTCGGCGACCAGCGCGCGCAGGATCGCAGGCGCATCGCCGCCCCGGCCGGCGCGGGAGGCATCCTTCATGACCTGCAGCGCCCGCCCGCTCCAGTGGTACCCCTGCGTCTCGTGGAAGACGATCCGTCCGGGCTCCACCGCCGGCGCCTCGACCCCGAGAGACTCCAGCTGCGCGGTGTGCTGCGCCGACAGGGCGGCCCGCGTGTTCTCGACGGTCACGCCGAGGCTGCGCAGCACCTGACCTGCCACGCCGCCGTCGAGGGTCAGGGCGATGAGCAGGTGCTCGCAGTCCGCTTCGCGCAGGCCCTGACGGGAGGCCTCCTCCATGGCCATCAGCGACAGGACGTGGCTCGTGGCGACCGCCTCGCCGAACGTCGCCATCAGCCGTGCCTCCGCGGCACCGGGATGGCCGGGTCGACGCGTTTGGCGTACTTCTTGTGCACAGCCTGACGGCTGACGCCGAGGGCATCGGCGATGGTCTGCCACGTCATGCCCGCGCGCAGCGCGGCCTCGACCTGCCGCAGCTCGAGTCGGTCGGTGAGGGTCCGCAGGGATGCCACGGCGCGCAGCCCAGCGCGAGGGTCGGCCGTGTCGCTGGCTGCGTCGGCGATCTGAGAAGCTTGCATGCTGTCAACATACGTTGCTAACAAAGGGGGGGTCAACCTGAGTTGCTAAGGTGTGACGCGCACCGGCGGCTCAGAGCCGGCCGGCCGCCTTGAGCGCCAGGTACCGGTCGGCGATCTGCGGCGGCAGGTCATCGGGCGAGGCGCTGAGCGCGTCTCCGCCCGCGCGGGCGACGGCCGCGGCCACCCTGGCAGCGTCGCGCGCGCTGCGCTGCACCGCCGCCGCGCGGTACACGTCATCGGCGGTCCGTCGCCCGCCGGTGGCCTCGTCGGAGGGATCGGGCGCGGCGTCGGTGGCGGTGCCGACGAGCACGTGCGCCCGCCGCGCGACGGCGCCGAGCGAGCCCAGGAACCCGCGGGAGGACTCGGGGGAGTCCTGCGCGGTCAGCAGCACCACCAGCGACGGCCGGGAGGTGAGGGCGCGCACCTGCGCGAAGGCGGCATCCCAGTCGGTGTCGATCAGCTGCGCCTCCACGGGCGCCATCGCGTCGACCATCGCCGGCAGGAGCGCTGGGCCGTCGATGCCGGTGACCCGCGCCCGCAGCACCCGGTCGAACATCGCCAGATGCACGTGGTCGCCGGCGCGCGAGGCGAGGGCGGCCAGCAGCAGGGCCGCCTCCATCGCGGCATCCAGGCGTACGCCGTCCCCGACCCGCGCGGCGGCGGTGCGCCCGGTGTCGACGATGATCACGACGTGCCTGTCCCGCTCGGGGCGCCAGGTGCGCAGCATCGTCGTGCCGGCGCGAGCGGTGGCGCGCCAGTCGATGGAGCGCACGTCGTCGCCGCGGACGTACTCGCGCAGGCTGTCGAACTCGGTGCCCTGCCCGCGCACCTGCACGCTGGTGTTGCCGTCGAGTTCGCGCAGCCGCGCCAATCGTGAGGGCAGGTGACGCCGCGACGCGAACGGCGGGAGCACCCGCACGGCGCCGGGCGCCTCGAGGCGCGCCTGCCGCCCCGCCATGCCGAGCGGGCCGCCGGAGCGGACGACGACGAAGTCGCTGCGCAGCTCGCCCCGCCGCCGTGGCCGCAGCGGCATCGGGATCGTCCGGCGCTCGCCGGCCGGGACGTCCAGCGCAGCGCGGCCCTCCGGCGCGCCAGCCGTGGGCTGCCAGGCATCGCGCAGGTGGCCGCGCACCCGCCGTGGGCCGCCGTTGTGCACGACGAGCGAAGTGTCCACGCGCTCGCCCAGCCGGGTGCGGGTGGGACCGGTGCGCGTGAAGCTCAACCCGCGGGGGTCCGGCGTGGTTGCGGCATCCACGCCCGTCGCCAGCGCGCACAGCACGAGCCACACCCCGGCGACCGCCCACGGGGCGATGCCGGCCGAGCCCAGCAGCACCACGGGCACGACGCCGAGGGCGACCAGTGCAGGAAGACGGCCGGTGACGTACATGGTTCCTTCGGAGACGCGGGTCGGAGACGTGGGGCGGGGGACGCGGGATGCGGCGGGCGGACGCCGGCTCAGATCGGCACGGGGGTCTGCTGCTGCACCGACGCGAGGATCGCCTCCACCGACACGCCCTCGATCTCCGCCTCGGGTCGCAGCCGCAGCCGGTGCCGCCAGGCGGGCATCAGCATGGCCTGCACGTGGTCGGGCGTGATGGCGGGGTAGCCGCCCAGCCACGCCCAGACCTTGGCCGCCGCCAGCAGCGCCGTCGCGGCGCGCGGGCTCGCACCCAGCTGCACGGACGGCGCCTGCCGGGTGGCCCGGGCGAGGTCGACGACGTAGCCGAGCACATCGTCGGCGACGGCGACGGATGCCGCGGCGCGCTGGGCGGCGCGGATCTCGTCGGCCCCGACGACTGCGCTCAGGCCCGCCGCATCGAGGTCACCCGGCCGGAACCCGTCGGCGTGGCGGCGCAGCACCGCGAGCTCGGCGTCGCGGGCGGGGACGCCGATGACGAGCTTCAGCAGGAAGCGGTCCAGCTGGGCCTCGGGGAGCGAGTAGGTGCCTTCGTGCTCCACCGGGTTCTGCGTCGCAGCGACGAGGAAGGGGTCCGGGATCGGGCGGGTGACCCCGTCGGCCGAAACCTGGCGCTCCTCCATGGCCTCGAGGAGTGCGGCCTGGGTCTTGGGGGGCGTGCGGTTGATCTCGTCGGCCAGCAGCACGTTGGTGAACACCGGTCCCTCGCGGAACTCGAACTCGCCCGAGCGCGCGTCGTACACCAGCGACCCGGACACGTCGCCGGGCATGAGGTCCGGCGTGAACTGCACGCGCTTGGTGTCCAGGCCGATCGCCCGGCTGAACGAGCGGACCAGCAGCGTCTTGGCGACGCCGGGCACGCCCTCCAGCAGCACGTGGCCGCGCGCGAGCAGGGCGATCAGCAGCCCTGTCACGGCGCCGTCCTGGCCGATGACGGCCTTGCCTACTTCCAGGCGCACGCGGTTCATCGCCTCGCGCAGGGCGTCGTCGTCGATCGGCGTCGCGGGTGCGGCGGCGGAGGGCTCGAGGTGGGTCACTGCGGGTTCCTCTCGGGTCGGACGGCGAGACGGACGGCCGTCTCGAGATCATCCAGGGCGTCGGCGAGCGCGACGAGTTCGGCGTCGGTGGCGGGCAGGTCGTCGATCAGGATGCCGCGCACGCGGCCGCGGTCCGCCCCGACGAGACCGGCTGCGGCGTCGGCGATGGTGGGGGCGGGGGTCGCGGGACCGAGGCCCAGCGTGCGGGCCAGACGCTCCAGGGCGCCGAAGCGCAGGAGGTCGGCAGCGTGGACGGTGTCCCGGGCTCGGGCGTAGAGGCGCGATCGCCCCTCGGTGGTCTCCGAGGCCCTCACGGTCACCGGCAGGTCCTCGGTGACGAGCGGGCCGAACCGGCGGCCGCGCCACACGATGGCGGCGACCGCCGATGCCAGCACCACGACGATCGCGGGCGTCACCCAGTCGGGCGTGAGCTCGCCCAGTGTCGGGGCGGTGTCGGGGAGAGCGCCGTCGCCGAGGGCAGGCAGGTACCAGATCAGCCTCGGCTGGCGCCCCAGCAGGTTCGCCGCGAGTGCGGCGTTGCCGTCATCGGCGAGGTGCGCATTGGTGAAGAGCTCGCCGGCGTCGAGTGCGGCGATGCGGCCGGTGTCGCGCTCGACCGCGAGGAGGGCGTATCCGTCGCCAGACGGGTAGCAGGCGATGACGCCCGCCCCCGGGGTGAAGACGGCTCCCGGTGCGATCGCGCCGGCACGTTGCGCCTCGGCGAGGGTGCACTCCGGTTCGGCGCGGGCGCCGTCGCCGATCCCGGCGGCTGCGGCGTCGTCGAGGAGCACCCGGACGTCGCGCGAACGGGGGTCGACGAGCACGACGTCGTCGGCCATGCGCGTGAGGCTCTCGAGCGTTTCGTCGTCGAGTGCGGCGGTGTCGGTGAGCACGAGGGTGTCATCGCTGCCGGCCAGGGCCCGCTCTGCCGACGGCCGGTCGCGGACGACGTCGACGCGGATGCCCTGGTCGCGCAGCACCTCCGCGACCGCGCGCGTGCCCCCGGGCCCCACGGACTCCGGATCCAGCGCATCGCGCTCGGTCCAGTCGCCGAGGGAGAGGAGGGCCGCTGAGCCCGCCCCGGTGATCACGAGGGCGGCGGCGATCGCCGCCCATCCGCCGAAGCGTCGGCGGCGTGTGGCGGTGTCGGGCTGGGCGGGCGCCGTCATGGTGCGGGCACCGGGTCGCGCCGGGGGGAGGACACGACGGCGTCGTCGTCGACCGCGGCGACAGCGCGGTAAAGCTCAGGCGTTCCCGGCAGACGCAGGTAGCGCACATCGTCGAAGGCGCTCGCCGCCCGCTCCAGGCGCTCGGCGAGCGCGGGCAGGGCAGCGCCGGCGTCGCGCGCGAAGGCGTGCACGGTGGCCCCGGGGGTGACGTCCACGATGCCGCGCTCGTCGAGCGCGCGGGCCAGCGCGCGGAACCGCTCGACGACGGCCGCATCCCATTCGCCGCGATCGGCGTGCTGCGCGGCCGCGGCCCGCAGCTGGGCGGCGGTGCGCTGCTCGGGATCTCCGAAGAGGTCCGCGGCGGTGCGCGAGCGGGCCGGAGTCCGCGGCATCCCCCAGATGGCGAGCGCGACCACGACCAGGGCGACGATGAGCACGGACACCCCGATCGCCAGCCACGGACCCCATCCCTCGGGGAGCTCGGTGGCGAAGAGGTCGCGGAAGAAGCGCTCCACGCCGTACGCGAAGCGGTCCAGGGCCGTCGGCTCGGTGATCGCGTAGGCGGGGTCGGACAGCTCCGTCTCGGCCCAGCGGCGTGCCTCTTCCCCGTCGGGGATCAGCGGAACGTCCGCGGTCAGGGCTTCACCCACGGGTGCGATCCCTCTTCGCTCGGCGCGCCGGGCTCGGTCCGCGGCGCCGCAGGGGCGGGCGTGGTCGGCGCCGGCGGCGGGTACGCGCCTGGCGGCGGGGGATACGCACCTGCCGCGTATGGCGGGTACACGCCCGCGGGCGGGGGATACGCGCCCGCCGGCGGCGGGTAAGCGCCCGCGGGCGGAGGATACGCGCCCGCAGGCGGCGGGTAAGCGGCGTAGGGCGCCGGGCCGGCCGCCCGCGGGGCCACGGTGCGGCCGATGTGGAGTGTGTACGGATCCTCGAGGTCCGTGACTCCGGCGTCGCGCCGCTCGACGTAGGCGAGCAGGTCCTGGTCCAGACCCTCTCGCCGCATGCGGCAGTCGACGTAGATGAGCGATGTCGCCGTGGACTGCACGATGATCGCGACGGACTGCACGAGCACCGTGACCACCTGCGTCAGCACGCCGCCGACGATGAGGGCGACGAAGAAGCCGGTGTCGGGGTCCCCGGTGGGGGAGAGCACCGTGGAGACGGCGGTGGTCGCCAGCGAGAACGGCAGGCTCACCGCCTGGCCGATGAAGCCGAAGGCGGTCGAGATGAGGACGACGATGCCGAGCGTCGACCAGAATCGGCCGCGGGTGAGCGACCACGACCGTGCGATGGCGCCGGTGATCGTCGCGCGTTCGAGGATGATCGCCGGGGGCACGAGCAGCAGCTTCACCGTCAGCCACAGCGCGAGCGGGATCGCCGCGAGCGCCAGGCCCACCGAGAGCGCCAGCCCGCTGATGGGCTCGCTGAGGACGAGCGCGACGGCGCCGGCGACGACGATGCCCATGGCCACCAGCACGACGAGGGTCAGCAGCAGGGTATAGCCCACCAGGCGCCAGATGACGGGCTTCACCTGCGCCCACAGCGCGCGGAGGGTGAG contains:
- a CDS encoding glycerophosphoryl diester phosphodiesterase membrane domain-containing protein, yielding MTAYPAWTPATRPGIVPLRPLSFGVILGRSFSALRQNPRVLLGFALTVQSVVTLIGSLAIVAIVLAAFLRLDTLRPGTQEFDEVMAGSIAIGVGGSVLVSLVLAAVSVIVQGVVVGEVARAVVAEKLTLRALWAQVKPVIWRLVGYTLLLTLVVLVAMGIVVAGAVALVLSEPISGLALSVGLALAAIPLALWLTVKLLLVPPAIILERATITGAIARSWSLTRGRFWSTLGIVVLISTAFGFIGQAVSLPFSLATTAVSTVLSPTGDPDTGFFVALIVGGVLTQVVTVLVQSVAIIVQSTATSLIYVDCRMRREGLDQDLLAYVERRDAGVTDLEDPYTLHIGRTVAPRAAGPAPYAAYPPPAGAYPPPAGAYPPPAGAYPPPAGVYPPYAAGAYPPPPGAYPPPAPTTPAPAAPRTEPGAPSEEGSHPWVKP